In Polyangiaceae bacterium, a genomic segment contains:
- the nrfD gene encoding polysulfide reductase NrfD, with protein sequence MTTAADVKQYNTQLEAENPFAQITENVCRVAEAPKPPKAWYISFAISSTVMLAFFSSIGFVFWEGIGAWGNMSPVFWGFPIVNFVFWVGIGHAGTLISAVLYLFRQDWRTGINRFAEAMTIFAVICAAIFPGIHIGRPWLPYWMFPIPNQMSMWPQFRSPLEWDVFAVSTYATVSILFWYMGMIPDLATLRDRSKSTVRRFAYGIFSMGWRGSSRQWHRYEKAYQILAALATPLVLSVHSVVSFDFATAQLPGWHTTIFPPYFVAGAIFGGFAMVVVLAVPARQFFGLKRIITMRHLENMCIIMLVTGTVVGYAYAMEFFIAWYGGVPEESFTFINRAFGPYAWAYWTMISCNVLAPQLFWFRRFRRSIPVMFIIAVFVNVGMWFERFVIVCTSLSRDFIPSNWGYFIPTKVDFITLIGSFGLFFTLFLLFCRYLPMVAMAEVKAIHYNHHMHHHH encoded by the coding sequence ATGACCACTGCAGCTGACGTCAAACAGTACAATACCCAGCTCGAGGCGGAGAACCCGTTCGCGCAGATCACGGAGAACGTGTGTCGCGTGGCCGAGGCACCGAAGCCGCCCAAGGCCTGGTACATCTCCTTCGCCATTTCCTCGACCGTGATGCTCGCGTTCTTCAGCAGCATCGGGTTCGTGTTCTGGGAAGGTATCGGCGCCTGGGGAAATATGAGCCCGGTGTTCTGGGGCTTCCCCATCGTCAACTTCGTCTTCTGGGTCGGTATCGGCCACGCAGGCACGTTGATCAGCGCCGTTCTGTACCTCTTCAGGCAGGACTGGCGCACCGGCATCAACCGCTTCGCTGAAGCGATGACGATCTTCGCGGTTATCTGCGCGGCGATCTTCCCGGGCATCCACATTGGCCGCCCTTGGCTGCCCTACTGGATGTTCCCCATCCCGAACCAGATGAGCATGTGGCCGCAGTTCCGCAGCCCGCTCGAGTGGGACGTGTTCGCCGTCAGCACCTACGCGACCGTGTCGATCCTGTTCTGGTACATGGGCATGATCCCCGACCTGGCCACGCTGCGTGACCGCTCGAAGAGCACGGTCCGTCGCTTTGCGTACGGCATCTTCTCAATGGGCTGGCGTGGTTCCAGCCGCCAGTGGCACCGCTACGAGAAGGCGTACCAAATCCTCGCGGCACTCGCGACGCCCCTGGTGCTCTCGGTGCACTCGGTCGTTTCTTTCGACTTCGCGACGGCGCAGCTGCCTGGCTGGCACACCACCATCTTCCCGCCTTACTTCGTCGCCGGCGCCATCTTCGGTGGCTTCGCGATGGTGGTCGTGCTCGCCGTTCCCGCACGGCAATTCTTCGGGCTCAAGCGCATCATCACGATGAGGCACCTGGAAAACATGTGCATCATCATGCTCGTGACGGGCACCGTCGTTGGTTACGCCTACGCCATGGAGTTCTTCATCGCCTGGTACGGCGGCGTCCCCGAGGAGAGCTTCACGTTCATCAACCGCGCCTTTGGCCCCTACGCATGGGCCTACTGGACGATGATCAGCTGCAACGTTCTTGCGCCCCAGCTGTTCTGGTTCCGACGCTTCCGACGCAGCATCCCGGTGATGTTCATCATCGCTGTCTTCGTGAACGTCGGTATGTGGTTCGAGCGCTTCGTCATCGTGTGTACTTCGCTCAGCCGCGACTTCATCCCCTCCAACTGGGGTTACTTCATCCCGACCAAGGTCGACTTCATCACCTTGATCGGAAGCTTCGGCCTGTTCTTCACCCTCTTCCTGCTGTTCTGCCGCTACCTGCCCATGGTCGCGATGGCTGAGGTGAAGGCGATTCACTACAACCACCACATGCATCATCACCACTGA
- a CDS encoding TAT-variant-translocated molybdopterin oxidoreductase: protein MSQVKKPKFWRSLAERENTEEFRAVKEREFFAKADEGPTVPGRRRFLQLMGASLALSGCWQEDRLLPRTNRPEGLIPGKPVYFATTMELGGVGVGLLARSYDGRPIKLEGNPEHAGSAGGSTSMQQAAVLEMYDPDRSKGVARYSAGKRESGTWGEFEEAFLKKGADAGLAILGDGSSSPTLADLKRRLTAKGVQWFDYSPINRDNERDGAKAAFGEVVRTQLKLDQTDVIVTLDADLFGSHPNGLAHSKAFASRRTPEAGSMTRLYSIESSFSATGGAADHRLPLRSGLLKAVAAYLDSAISPQVSATGAAQAAPAAKFLSDEHAKKFLETVVKDLVEHQGRSVVVAGANQPAEVHALVHRLNSILGNVGKTVLYSAETDPERESYVAQLTKLVAAMNGGQVKSLLIVGGNPAYDAPADVAFAAALAKVGTTIHAAVYEDETSQACSWHVPLAHWLEAWGDSVGWDGTVSIAQPLIAPLYGGRSAIELCGALLGEKLDALGMLKRTHEERISGDALWRRTIHDGYIQGSESKALTPTLKDVTVSLQGPELGGVEAEQDLELSIAADSRLYDGRYANLGWLQEVPDLIGKLTWDNAVLIAPSTAKALGVTDGDVVTLTAGGASVEIPVLQAPGQAKGSLKVALGYGRTAAGQIGGSKAHGVAPVGVNTYALRSTKLWDFGSGASIKKTGKWTKLATTQDKHSIDDLGAGEIQVRIPTMIREATLAEYKKEPDFAKHKVHHPPLLSLWKPPVSYEGHRWGMTIDLNKCVGCGTCTVACQAENNIPTVGKERVLFGRELHWIRVDRYYKGDPENPGMAQQPLTCHQCENAPCEQVCPVGATMHSAEGLNDMTYNRCIGTRYCANNCPYKVRRFNYFNYHMDMKDDANQVKGMVYNPEVTVRFRGVMEKCTFCVQRIQNTKIDAKNHRRKIEDGEIKTACQQACPSEAIVFGDLNDPGSKVRELQNGARAYALLGQLNVRPRLLYLAKVTNPHPDLEQKQEGEGHGGHHG, encoded by the coding sequence ATGTCACAGGTGAAGAAGCCCAAGTTCTGGCGAAGCCTCGCCGAGCGTGAGAACACGGAAGAATTCCGCGCGGTTAAGGAGCGTGAGTTCTTCGCGAAGGCTGACGAAGGCCCCACGGTGCCTGGCCGTCGGCGTTTCCTCCAGCTCATGGGGGCGTCTCTGGCCCTCAGCGGTTGCTGGCAGGAAGACCGCTTGCTCCCACGGACGAATCGTCCTGAGGGGCTGATCCCCGGCAAGCCCGTTTACTTCGCCACCACCATGGAGCTCGGTGGCGTCGGTGTTGGCCTGCTCGCCCGCAGCTACGACGGTCGCCCGATCAAGCTGGAGGGCAACCCTGAGCACGCTGGTAGCGCAGGTGGCAGCACCTCGATGCAACAAGCCGCGGTGCTCGAGATGTACGACCCCGACCGCAGCAAGGGCGTCGCACGCTATTCCGCAGGGAAGCGTGAGAGCGGGACCTGGGGCGAATTCGAAGAGGCTTTCCTCAAGAAGGGCGCGGACGCAGGTCTCGCCATCCTTGGTGACGGCTCGAGCTCGCCAACCCTCGCTGACCTCAAGCGTCGTCTCACCGCCAAGGGCGTGCAGTGGTTCGACTACTCTCCCATCAATCGCGACAATGAGCGCGATGGCGCCAAGGCGGCGTTCGGCGAGGTGGTTCGCACCCAGCTGAAGCTGGACCAGACCGACGTGATCGTCACGTTGGACGCTGACCTGTTCGGCTCACACCCGAACGGCCTGGCGCACTCGAAGGCGTTCGCTTCGCGGCGCACGCCCGAAGCCGGCAGCATGACGCGGCTCTACAGCATCGAGAGCAGCTTCAGCGCCACCGGCGGTGCCGCCGACCATCGGCTCCCCCTGCGCTCCGGCTTGCTGAAGGCCGTCGCGGCCTATCTCGACTCCGCGATCAGCCCTCAGGTCTCCGCCACAGGTGCCGCTCAGGCGGCTCCCGCAGCGAAGTTCCTCAGCGATGAACACGCGAAGAAGTTCCTCGAGACCGTCGTCAAGGACCTGGTCGAGCATCAGGGTCGCAGCGTCGTCGTCGCGGGCGCAAACCAGCCCGCCGAAGTGCACGCGCTGGTGCATCGACTGAACTCAATCCTCGGAAACGTCGGCAAGACGGTGCTGTACAGCGCCGAGACCGACCCGGAGCGAGAGAGCTACGTCGCCCAGCTGACCAAGCTGGTAGCCGCGATGAACGGTGGTCAGGTCAAGTCGCTGCTGATTGTGGGCGGAAATCCCGCTTACGACGCACCGGCGGACGTCGCGTTCGCTGCAGCGCTGGCCAAGGTCGGCACGACGATTCACGCCGCGGTCTACGAAGACGAGACCAGCCAGGCTTGCTCGTGGCACGTGCCGCTAGCCCACTGGCTCGAGGCCTGGGGTGATTCCGTAGGCTGGGACGGCACGGTGTCCATCGCACAGCCGCTGATCGCTCCCCTCTACGGCGGACGCTCTGCCATCGAGCTCTGCGGCGCGTTGCTAGGAGAAAAGCTCGACGCCCTGGGCATGCTCAAGCGCACCCACGAGGAGCGGATTTCGGGAGACGCCCTCTGGCGCCGTACGATTCACGACGGCTACATCCAGGGTTCAGAGAGCAAGGCTCTCACGCCCACCCTGAAGGACGTCACCGTCAGCCTCCAGGGCCCCGAGCTCGGTGGCGTGGAGGCGGAGCAAGACCTCGAACTCAGCATCGCCGCGGACAGCAGGCTGTATGACGGCCGCTACGCCAACCTCGGCTGGCTGCAAGAGGTCCCCGATCTGATCGGCAAGCTGACCTGGGACAACGCGGTGTTGATTGCACCGTCCACCGCCAAGGCCTTGGGCGTCACGGACGGTGACGTGGTGACCCTAACCGCAGGTGGCGCATCTGTTGAAATCCCGGTGCTGCAAGCCCCGGGGCAAGCGAAGGGTTCGCTCAAGGTTGCGCTGGGCTACGGCCGCACCGCAGCGGGTCAGATTGGTGGCTCCAAGGCGCACGGCGTCGCTCCAGTCGGTGTGAACACCTACGCCCTCCGCAGCACCAAGCTGTGGGATTTCGGGTCGGGCGCCAGCATCAAGAAGACTGGCAAGTGGACGAAGCTAGCCACCACTCAGGACAAGCACTCGATCGACGACCTCGGTGCGGGGGAAATCCAGGTCCGCATCCCGACCATGATCCGCGAGGCAACGCTCGCGGAGTACAAGAAGGAGCCCGACTTCGCGAAGCACAAGGTGCATCACCCGCCGCTGCTCTCGCTCTGGAAGCCCCCGGTCTCCTATGAGGGCCATCGCTGGGGCATGACCATCGACCTGAATAAGTGCGTCGGATGCGGAACCTGCACCGTTGCCTGTCAGGCCGAGAACAACATCCCCACCGTCGGCAAGGAGCGCGTGCTCTTCGGCCGCGAGCTTCACTGGATCCGCGTCGACCGCTACTACAAGGGCGACCCGGAGAACCCGGGCATGGCTCAGCAACCCCTTACCTGCCACCAGTGCGAGAACGCGCCGTGCGAGCAGGTTTGCCCAGTCGGCGCGACCATGCACTCGGCGGAAGGTCTGAACGACATGACCTACAACCGCTGCATCGGCACCCGCTATTGCGCGAACAACTGCCCCTACAAGGTGCGGCGGTTCAACTACTTCAACTACCACATGGATATGAAGGACGACGCCAACCAGGTGAAGGGGATGGTCTACAACCCCGAAGTCACTGTGCGTTTCCGTGGGGTTATGGAGAAGTGCACGTTCTGTGTGCAGCGCATCCAGAACACCAAGATCGACGCGAAGAACCATCGTCGCAAGATCGAGGACGGCGAAATCAAGACGGCTTGCCAGCAGGCTTGTCCGAGCGAGGCGATCGTCTTCGGCGATCTGAACGACCCTGGGAGCAAGGTGCGAGAACTCCAAAACGGCGCGCGCGCCTATGCGCTGCTTGGGCAACTAAACGTTCGTCCCCGCCTTCTGTACTTGGCCAAGGTCACGAACCCTCACCCCGATCTCGAGCAGAAGCAGGAAGGCGAAGGACACGGCGGCCACCACGGCTGA
- a CDS encoding cytochrome c3 family protein yields the protein MSRFVFPRWANKTRDLAGIVLGGAPLYLIGAIWYGFSPKTIDAGYMPKQPVPYSHALHAGELGIDCRYCHNTVEQAAHAAIPPTATCMNCHARVRKTSAKLEPIRQSAETGDAVEWIKVHDLPDYVYFNHSAHVTRGVGCVSCHGRVDKMPEVFQQEPLSMGWCLDCHRAPEQHLRPPSEVTNMGYKPEGGDQLAVGMRLRKENNINPPTDCSTCHR from the coding sequence ATGTCACGCTTCGTTTTTCCTCGATGGGCCAACAAGACCCGCGATCTCGCGGGCATCGTTCTAGGCGGAGCACCGCTCTACCTGATCGGCGCCATCTGGTACGGCTTCTCCCCCAAGACCATCGACGCTGGGTACATGCCCAAGCAGCCGGTGCCCTACAGCCACGCGCTACACGCGGGTGAGCTAGGGATCGACTGTCGGTATTGCCACAACACGGTGGAACAGGCGGCTCACGCAGCCATCCCCCCAACCGCGACGTGCATGAATTGTCACGCTCGCGTGCGCAAGACCAGCGCCAAGCTCGAACCGATTCGGCAGAGCGCAGAGACGGGTGATGCGGTCGAGTGGATCAAGGTGCACGACCTTCCGGACTACGTGTACTTCAACCACAGCGCCCACGTGACTCGCGGCGTCGGCTGCGTTTCCTGTCACGGCCGCGTCGACAAGATGCCCGAAGTCTTCCAGCAAGAGCCGCTCTCGATGGGCTGGTGCCTGGACTGCCACCGCGCCCCCGAGCAGCACCTGCGCCCGCCGTCCGAGGTCACCAACATGGGCTACAAGCCCGAAGGTGGTGATCAGCTCGCTGTCGGCATGCGCTTGCGCAAAGAGAACAACATCAATCCCCCAACCGATTGCTCCACATGTCACAGGTGA